The genomic DNA gttaaataccTCGGTCTGACCTTCATGGGCACTGGACTCATGGGTAACTCGAATAGCCTGTAATAAGAATACGAAGTATTTATAGGAAATGTCACTAAATCCAACTTTTAAGTGAAGACAACCAACAACAAAGGTAAATTTTAACATCTAAAGCCATGTTAAGAAAACAACAAATTGGTGGAAATTAAGACACAATTTAATActagatattttaaaatcatattagtAAACAAATGAACTGCTTTACTTTCCAACCCACAAAATCTCTGAGGATTTAGGAAATGAATAGCtgtttatttatttctggatctaaGTAGCAGTCACTTAATGTATTTAATTGTTAGAACTAATACTTTATTCAATCAAGACTAGAATAAAGTGGGCACCTTACAGAAGGAGACTGAAGGAGCTTATCTCGTCTGTTTCTCCATATTACATGCTCCTCTGCAGCATTTTGCTTAATCATGCAGCTTCAATAGGCAGTTTAGACATGTGTAACAAAAAGCATGTATTTACCACACGCTAGACAATTTGGtttcttgaatttaaaaaaatgctcttATAATACCCACTATTAGCAAGGGTGCAGAGATATGGGCACACTAGTAAACTATAGGTAAAAGTACAACTTTTATGAATGGCAATGTGCAGTAAGTATCAAAGCCTTAAAAACATGCAAACtgtttgatccagcaatttctcCTCTAGGAGATTATATATTTACATgctaattatatataattaaagaTATTTGCAAAGATTTAGCTACAAAGATGTAtcctgcaattttttttaaatattgaaaagggaaaaatattaaatttctgataaattatttattaagtaaaatactatacaatggaAAGCTATGGAGCCATTAAATGATGATGTCAATATATACTTACTGGTATATAATATGTTTGTGATaggttaaatgaaaaaagcaagttatGAAAGAGTATTATAGTGTGATTAAAATTTGTccaaaaaaatgtgtatataggTATATATTCTCTACAAAAAATGTTAATGGTGGTGACCTGTCATTGGTGGGattaaaagtgatttttatattgtttaatttcatgtaaaataaagatgttttgtGAAATCTGCAGGTTTTTAAagtaaagataatttaaaataatcatgaGTATAATGGAATGCTAAAACAACATGATCAAATTGATTAATTTATTGGACACAAACTCTGCACACGGCATTGTCATAGCCAAATAAGCAATATAATATACTGTGCCTCTAATTTCAAGGTGAATTTACAATCTAGTTAATATTATTAAAAGGTAAAAAATCCTTCAAAGGAAATtagaattcaaaaataataaagcttAATAACCGTTTTTAAACAATTCTATGAAGTTGtgtaatcatttatttaaaatgaaaattaatggcCACTGTCGTCACACACTCAAAAAAACTATTACACTGATACAATAGTTAGAGTATGGTCTGATGTCTACCTTTGaacctttatttttctattcgTTTTCAGCCTTTTCCAAATTCCCAGTGAAAGACACATCGGCTACTGTCAGGCATATATTTACTACAGGGAGGGAATGGTAAGAAATAACCAACCATAAGATGTTTTATTACTGTGTAAATCaaactgcttttattttctcattcagcAATGGATATAGAAAAGAAGTGGCAATTTCTCAACATTTACAGATATTTCAGATAATGTTACCTGAAAAGTACAAAAGGCACTTTTAAGAGATAAAACAGAATCCATAACTGCTCAAAACTACAGTTTCAAGACAAACCTGCAAACAGAATCTGCAGTCCCACAAAACTTTGCCCATACATGacatcaagaaagaatgaaggtaCTAACATCATAGTTCTCCAGGTATCTGGCTCTTTCTTCAGGGCTCATTGACACAGATTCTTCCAGGAATTTTTTCAAGGTTGAACCCGATTCTGAAGTTATTAAAGAAGACAAAATTGAGAACATTACAAGGCTTGATACCGCAAAGAGACCGATATATGAAAATGCTAAAAGCATGCTATTTGTCAGGTAAAACCCTTTCATTGGTAAGTTgggaattataataaaatataaggaTTCAATACAAATCAATTTTAaattctaatataagcatttcaTAAAGACCACAAGAAACTTTAAAGATTTGTGATAATTATACCTcatgttttgaaaattaaaaaaaaaaaaaaaaaagaagaagcaaaaatgAGAAGTTACAATAGGGCAGAAGACAATGTGCAAtcaatttgtaaagaaaaaaCTGAATCTTGTGATAAATGATAGGGCTTAAGTTACTTGTTTGCTAAACTCCTGCTTATCAACAATATAAAAGAATGGGAAGGATTAATATTTATTCTAACAGTATATATATTCccattataaaaaatgaaaaagggaaatgCTTTATTTTCTAGTTTGAAAGAAAGAATTACAGCACCCCCTACTGCTCAATGAAATTATATCTTAGGGAGAAGAATAGTagtaatgaaaaattatttaccAAAGTGCATCTTGTCTTTATTGTTAGCAATAGCATGGATCAGTCCAATTGTTCCACAGGCATTGCTGATTGTTTGCTTCATGAAATATACTGATGAGGTAACATCCTGTCCCtgagatttaattttttcttcctcttctgttctGAAGACTtcatactattaaaaaaaataaaaaaagtcattGGTCTACATGtgaaaaataacacattaaaaaggactcaaagaaaaaacagatcaatgagacctcatcaaaattaaaatctttcatgcatcaaaggacgttatcatgaaagtgaaaagacaacctactcaatgggagaaattatttggaaaccacatatacaaaaagggtttaatatccagaatatataaagaaatcctacaactcaaaaagaaaaagacaaactacccaattaaaaaatgggtaaaaccTCCCCCCTATGTTGGACCCGATttccaggggtgcaaatctccctgacaacgcaggatatgactcctggggatgaatatggacccagcaTCTGGGATTGAGAAcctcttcttgatcaaaagggggatgtgaaatggaacaaaataaagtttcagtggctgagagatttaaaatggactcgagaggtcactctcgcagacattcttacgcactatacagataacacctattaggttttaatgtattggaatagctagaagtatatacctgaaactatcaaactccaacccagtagtctggactcctgaagatgatagtataacaatgtagattacaattgTTAtaattgtgattgtgaaaaccttgtggatcacactccctttatctagtgtatggatggatgagtagaaaaatggggacaaaaactaaatgaaaggtggggtgggatgggaggatgatttgggtgttcttttttacttttattttttattcttattctgattctttctggtgtaaggaaaatgttcaaggatggattagggtgatgaatgcataactatatgatggtactgtgaacagttggttgtgcaccatggatgattgtatggtatgtgaatgtatcttaataaaactgaatttaatttaaaaacatgggcaaaagagttgaatagacatacaactggccaaaaagcacatgaaaagatacacaacatcattagccatcagggaaatacaaatcaaaactatgagataccatttcacaccaactagaacaGTTACtcttgaaaaaataatagaaaattacaagtaaagaaagcGTCCAAGCTCAACAACGACACCACCTAAAATTCCAAAACGAGCCCCCAACTCCTAAATTCCTACTGGACCAATCTatgataatagaagaaataatgttAATATAAGTAACAAGAATAAATTTCTCCATGCACAAGCTTATATCAGAACGGACCCACCACTGATTATTAACAACCAGACTTCTCCACACCACTAAACATTTTCAAGTCCCACCCATTGTTAACCCAACACAGGCGTGCACGCTGGAAAGattaaaagaagtagaaggaacTCGGCAAACACAAATCCCGCCTGTTTACCAAAAACATCACCTCTAGCATAATAATTATTAGAGGCACCGCCTGCCCAGTGACACATGTTCAACGGCCACGGTACCCTGACCGTGCAAAGGTAGCATAATCATTTGTTCTCTAATTAAGGACTTGTATGAAAGGCCCAACGAGGATTTTACTGTCTCCTACTTCCAATCAGTGAAACTGACCTCCCCGTGAAGAGGCAGGGAAAGACCCATAAGACGAGAAGACCCTATGGAACTTCAATTAACTAGCCTAACTGCAACCCCCACAAACCAACAGGAACAACCACTCACAACCTAGGCTAACAATTTCGGTTGGGGTGACCTCGGAGCACAAACAAACCTCTGAATGGCTATGCATTCAGACCTTACCAGTCAACATACTTCAACATCATTAACTGACCCAAGCAATTGATCAACGGAACAAGTTACCCTAGGGATAACAGCGCAATCCTATTTCAGAGTCCATATCGACAATAGGGTTTACGACCTCGATGTTGGATCAGGACATCATTGGGATgatcatcaatagatgaatggataaacaaaatgtatagattcatacaatggaatgttattcagcagtaaaaaggagtaaagttctgattcatgcgacaacctggatgaaccttgaatacattgggtagagtaaaataagccagacacaaaaggacaaatattgtataatctcactgatgtgaaataattcgAACCAGTAcactcagaatttagaatataggaaACCAGGGCCTGGaagtgtgtattttatatattttatcaatgAGACTTCCGCAACCTACAACTTCGCTCACACACCAAAAActattaagcaaaaaaaaaaaaaaagactcaaatggtttttgaagaaaaaatacaaatgactaaacatacttaagaaaaaaaaaaaaaggttaaagtcAGAGAATTAATCTGTCACCTACCAGACTGGCAAAGATTGAAACAGAGCAACAGTACCCAGTGTTGGTAAAGGTATGGGTGAAAAGGGATTATTTTATGCTACTACTAAAAGTATACATTTGTACAAACTTTCTAGGGGCATACAGCAatgtatttaaacattttaaacctGCATATCTTTCAATAAGCAATTTTCTTTGTATGAAACATCACATAAGCTTAAAAACgtgcaattatatatatatatatatatataaaatttgtataaatatgttaagaacataaaaatgaaaaaatttgaaatatctgTCAATGGAGATTTAACATATTATAGCATAGTTAATAGAACACTTACAAGCATCCTTAAAATGATAAAAGTGGATTTATACGTTCTGCCTTAGAAATCTGTCCATAATTATAAAGTAGTTATAGGTCAGTAAATATTAATAGGATtcccatttacatttttaaaatatttactttagcTATACATTTAAAAGTCTGAAAGAGGTTAACTTTAACAGAGGTTATCTCTGGGACCAAGAGATTACTGGAgatcttttactttcaattttttacATTTCTGTACTGTTTATCATTGAtaaaagtatttttcctttttaaaaatcatactatATCTACAGCATACACACTATATTTATAACCAAACTATATTCATAATAAATGTTCACCATTACCTACAATAACTGGTTGTAAAAGTAACATGCTATAATAACATGAGGGTGACCTCTACAGCTGTCTGTCTGGGCCCACATCCTGGCTCCTGcattattagctgtgtgattttgtcaagttacttaatgtctctgtgcctcagtttcctcactgtaaaaaaagaggttaaaaataataaaggatttttcttttttactttaattgctctttttcactttaatttttattcttgttatttttgcgggtgtggtaatgaaggtgtcagggactgattttggtgatgaatgcacaactatgtgggggtactgtgaacaactgaatgtacgctttgttttgtatgactgcatggtatgtgactatatctcaataaaatgaattttaaaaaaaaggagttaaaaaAATTTGTGAGGAGAAATAGGAGGAGAGTGAGGAGACTCAAAAGatgcttttattgttttcctaaAATTTTCAGATTCCAGTAGAGCTATATTGGAATAGAGCTATTCCAAACTATAACCTTGGAACCAAATCTGGCCTGCTATCTGTTTTCATAAGTTTgatttatatattgtctattaTAGCTGTTTTCATGCTACAGACAAAGCTGAACAGTTGTACAGAGACTATGAGACCTGCAAGtggaaaatatttactaactTGGCCCCTTACAAAAAAAGTTTGTCAATCCCTGCAATAGAACAAATGATGTCTATAGAAAACCTATAATTAAGAAACTGGTTTCCAACAATAAATGTATCTATGCTTTAAAAGATGATTTTTATGCATGTGCTTCTAAATCAAATTTTTAAGTAACATTCCCAAAACAGATCaacattaattcattcatataACTTCAACTGATAAAAACTTCGGAAACGTTCAATATAGTTAAGGCTTATGCTGAAGTGTTTATACAGCttagtttgttgttttttaaaatcaacattCCTCGCTGACAAGGCAAAATGAGGTTTGACAATTTTTCAAGTTTTAATGTTTAGGGAAAAAGAATCCTAAAATGATAACaagtataggggaaaaaaagaaaaaaagggaaagaaaacatgaTTAAGAAACTGCTAGGGACAAGTAGTATAaataacagagagaataaatgaacaTAATCTTCAACAATGACTTACTGTTTGTAAGAACAACTATAAAGCACACATTTTAAACactataattaaatttatttaaagggTAATGACGTATTCATGACAGCTCCTTTGCTATTATTATGTTCAAGTCATTTACAACTCCATATTCAGTTTCaaaattagaacttaaaaaaCTAAAACATTGAATATCTCCTAAAACACTCACTAAATATCCTTTAGGTAAGTTTTTAATATGTCACTTACGAGCTGAAATGGAAGTTATCAAATTATAAGAGTCATCAAAAAAAGTGGCAGGTGccgtttatatttatattctctaCTTACATaagtagtgtgccagtttgagtgtattgtgtcccccaaatgccattatctttgtagtcttgtgtggggcagaagttttggtgttggttagatttgcttggagtgtgccccacccagctgtgggagataattttgatgagatgttcccatggaggcgtggccccacccattcggggtgggccttgatcggtggagctatataaatgagctgacttgggggaaagaaagagagtgcagctgggagtgatgttttgaagagaagcaagcttgctagaaaggaacgtcctgggagaaagccattttgaggccggagctttggagcagacgccagctgccttcctagctagcagaggttttccggacaccactggccatcctccggtgaaggtacccgattgctgaggtgttaccttggatgctttgtggccttaagactgtaattgtttagtaaaataaacccccgttttataaaagcctatccatctctggtgttttgcattctccagcattagcaaactaagacaagtagATACTTATGTATACACTTGCTTATACATAAATACTTATATAAATACTTAAAGAATTGCATTCTTTGTAGCAATAAGCATGAGCTTTTCTTTAATACTGATGACCCACAAAATTAAGGAGATCAAAtccaatttattctttaaaaaaaaagatcatgaaaATCAAATTTCCAATTCAGATCAAAAACTCACATTTGTATCACACAGCTAAAAAAACCTAGCTTAAAGCTgctgattttttcagttttttactgCTCCTTAAAATTGGGGCCCTGGGATAGTTATCAACTGGGTTATTTCagtaatcaaaaaggaaaaaaaacactagAATAAGACAGAATAGACTTTCCTCTTCTACAAATTAGCTATGCAACTTCAAAATAGTCACAATCTCACCAATAAAATTAAGGGCTTGGTCTAATGCTGGGTCATCATAACTAAAAAATTTCTAACTCTAAAATTctatgaatataatatatatttaatacataatatatatataatatataacagcaaatatgaagaaatacctcttcttttattaaataatttattttgttgaatgcttaaGTAGAGATTTTCAGTGTTATTTATTTTGAACTGAGGCTAATTAGTTTTTACAGGCAGAAAATTATCCTAGAATTTTTAGGATTGAGCAAAGCCTATTTCTTAATTTCTATGAGATTTGGCTCCATTATATTCctgaagagtcagacaacctaAGTCATCACCATCTAATTTCTGCCACAtcttcccaaacatttaagtacttcattttaatttttttttatgttcagtTTCCTTTAATGACCCCCACACTTCCCTGAAGGGCAGGTGCAGGCAACTAGGCAATGGTGAGAAATGTTCACTTAAAGATCTTTCCCTGTTTAAAGGCTTGGCCCACATGCTGGGACGCCCCTTTCCAGGAACAATACTCCTGGACCAACGTCTAGGTCTCTTCACTGTTAGAATCCAGTTTCCACCACGTCACCTCATGGTCCACCTGCCAACCTGGACTCAGTGGAAAGTTAAACTCTTGGCCTCAGAAGACTCGCGCTTCAGAAACGAAGCTGCTATTGTTGGTTCCAAAGATGACGACACTGGCAAAGGCATTCTTCCTCAACTTGCCCAATCGCTACAACGTTCCAGTGTTGAGGCTGCAGCTCATGAAAGTCTGGG from Choloepus didactylus isolate mChoDid1 chromosome 12, mChoDid1.pri, whole genome shotgun sequence includes the following:
- the UCHL3 gene encoding ubiquitin carboxyl-terminal hydrolase isozyme L3 isoform X2, producing the protein MDPELLSMVPRPVCAVLLLFPITEKYEVFRTEEEEKIKSQGQDVTSSVYFMKQTISNACGTIGLIHAIANNKDKMHFESGSTLKKFLEESVSMSPEERARYLENYDAIRVTHESSAHEGQTEAPSIDEKVDLHFIALVHVDGHLYELDGRKPFPINHGETSDETLLEDAIEVCKKFMERDPDELRFNAIALSAA